In a genomic window of Patescibacteria group bacterium:
- the polX gene encoding DNA polymerase/3'-5' exonuclease PolX, producing the protein EALEEHLTELFNTGKVSHFNEVKKSLPQGMFGLLEVPGIGAKTAFKLASHFNLNNENKAVSQLKKFAEIGKIKTLPGFGEESENKILQSIEKMADKEARFPLYVAEETAFKLLDYLKKYPYVLKADPLGSLRRKSATVGDIDISVATKNSREVINYFVKYPKITKIISKGDIKASVIILGDFQVDIMTQNPDSYGSLLQHFTGSKLHNIHLRKVALEKGLSLSEYGIKKGPQTVKFDTEEGFYRFLDMQYISPELREDLGEIELAIRNKIPNLLTVSDIKGDLQSHTTYSDGENSFGEMTASAENLGYEYFGITDHQMSLSTHTESDVMLAIEARRKEIEQYNSSHKGMRVLFGCEINVSADNKVVYPDRLLKEFDYAVGAIHTSFGQSKKQITERFLTLIKNPYIKIIAHPTGRLISEREGYSVDWEVVFKACKEHNKVLEINGQPSRLDLPDYLVKQAVQQGVLLSTNTDAHSVKDLKFMPYAVSVARRGWCEKKNVINTLSLSEMLKFLNI; encoded by the coding sequence GCGAAGCTTTAGAAGAACATCTTACGGAACTTTTTAATACCGGAAAAGTATCCCATTTCAACGAAGTTAAAAAAAGTCTTCCTCAAGGTATGTTTGGACTTTTAGAGGTTCCTGGAATAGGCGCTAAAACTGCGTTTAAACTCGCCTCTCATTTTAATCTTAATAACGAGAATAAAGCCGTGTCGCAACTTAAAAAATTTGCCGAAATCGGCAAAATAAAAACCCTGCCCGGTTTTGGTGAGGAATCCGAAAACAAAATCTTGCAAAGTATAGAAAAAATGGCAGATAAAGAAGCCCGTTTTCCGTTATATGTGGCGGAAGAAACAGCTTTTAAATTGCTTGATTATTTAAAAAAGTACCCTTATGTCTTAAAAGCGGACCCTTTAGGTTCTTTACGGCGCAAATCCGCCACCGTTGGGGATATAGATATTTCCGTTGCCACTAAAAATTCCCGCGAAGTTATAAATTACTTTGTTAAGTACCCCAAAATTACAAAAATTATCAGCAAAGGAGATATTAAGGCAAGTGTAATAATACTGGGGGATTTTCAAGTAGATATAATGACCCAAAATCCCGATTCGTACGGTTCTTTATTGCAACATTTTACCGGCTCAAAACTTCATAATATCCATTTAAGAAAAGTGGCTTTGGAAAAAGGTCTTTCTTTATCGGAGTATGGTATAAAAAAGGGCCCCCAAACGGTTAAATTTGACACCGAGGAAGGTTTTTACCGCTTTTTGGATATGCAATACATCTCGCCGGAATTGCGGGAGGATTTGGGGGAAATTGAGCTTGCTATAAGAAACAAAATTCCTAATTTATTAACTGTTTCGGATATTAAAGGCGACCTCCAATCTCATACCACTTATAGCGATGGAGAAAACTCTTTTGGTGAAATGACAGCATCTGCCGAAAATTTAGGATATGAATATTTTGGAATTACCGACCATCAAATGAGCCTTTCCACTCATACCGAATCGGATGTTATGCTTGCAATAGAGGCGAGAAGGAAAGAAATTGAACAATATAATAGTTCGCATAAAGGTATGCGAGTACTCTTCGGGTGCGAAATAAATGTTTCTGCCGACAACAAAGTGGTGTACCCAGACAGATTATTAAAAGAGTTTGACTATGCTGTGGGAGCAATTCATACTTCTTTTGGACAGTCCAAAAAGCAAATAACGGAAAGGTTTTTAACTTTAATAAAAAACCCATACATAAAAATTATCGCTCACCCAACCGGACGGCTTATATCAGAAAGAGAAGGTTATAGCGTTGATTGGGAGGTAGTGTTTAAAGCTTGTAAAGAACACAATAAAGTGTTAGAAATAAATGGACAGCCCAGCCGTTTAGACCTTCCAGATTATTTGGTAAAACAGGCGGTACAACAAGGGGTATTGTTATCCACGAACACCGACGCGCATAGTGTGAAGGACTTAAAATTTATGCCTTACGCCGTATCGGTTGCTCGGAGGGGTTGGTGCGAGAAGAAAAATGTGATAAATACATTGTCTTTAAGTGAAATGT